Proteins from a single region of Abyssalbus ytuae:
- a CDS encoding acyl-CoA reductase, with amino-acid sequence MSEIGNRIQAFVKLGEFLSLFSQNTNENISNFNNSDDFISGFKHQIKLAEENNGWFTNENLDFAFHQWSVALKENNLKKWLSNYNLNTVNPKTVAVIMAGNIPMVGFHDFICVLITGHSIIVKLSSNDKYLLPYLAKYLEYIEPSFKGKIKFTEEKLEKYDAVIATGSDNTSRYFEYYFKNKPSIIRKNRNSVAVLSGEETKEQLELLGEDIFRYYGLGCRNVSKIFVPLNYNFDNFFDAIYKFNNIINEKKYTNNYDYNKAVYLMSLFNVLENGFLMLKEDQNYASPIATVFYEYYTDAESLKNKFNTEKDKIQCIVSNGFDEEEIKFGQTQKPELWDYADGVDTIRFLLEV; translated from the coding sequence ATGAGTGAAATTGGTAACAGAATACAAGCTTTTGTTAAACTGGGAGAATTTTTATCCCTTTTTTCACAAAACACTAATGAAAATATTTCAAATTTTAACAATAGTGATGATTTTATTTCCGGGTTTAAGCATCAAATAAAATTGGCTGAAGAAAACAATGGCTGGTTTACAAACGAAAATTTAGACTTTGCTTTCCATCAATGGTCGGTTGCACTTAAAGAAAATAATTTAAAAAAATGGCTGTCTAATTATAATTTGAATACAGTAAATCCAAAAACTGTAGCAGTTATAATGGCAGGAAATATACCCATGGTAGGGTTTCATGATTTTATTTGTGTTTTAATTACCGGCCATTCAATTATAGTAAAATTATCATCAAATGATAAATATCTTCTACCCTACCTGGCAAAATATTTAGAATATATAGAACCCTCTTTTAAAGGAAAGATAAAATTTACTGAAGAAAAACTTGAAAAATATGATGCAGTAATTGCAACAGGCAGTGACAACACATCACGTTATTTCGAATATTATTTTAAAAATAAACCAAGCATCATAAGAAAAAACAGAAATTCTGTTGCAGTTTTAAGTGGTGAAGAAACCAAAGAACAATTGGAATTATTAGGAGAAGATATTTTTAGATACTACGGATTGGGTTGTAGAAATGTTTCCAAAATATTCGTCCCTTTGAATTATAATTTTGATAATTTTTTTGATGCCATATACAAATTCAACAATATTATTAATGAAAAAAAATACACTAATAATTACGATTACAATAAGGCAGTATACTTGATGAGTTTGTTCAATGTTCTTGAAAACGGCTTTCTGATGTTGAAGGAAGATCAAAATTACGCCTCTCCTATAGCCACTGTTTTTTATGAATATTACACAGATGCAGAATCTTTAAAAAACAAATTCAACACAGAAAAGGATAAAATACAATGTATTGTTTCCAATGGATTTGATGAAGAAGAAATTAAATTTGGCCAAACACAAAAACCGGAACTTTGGGATTATGCGGACGGGGTGGATACTATCAGGTTTTTGTTAGAAGTTTAA
- a CDS encoding 4Fe-4S dicluster domain-containing protein, translating to MAIIITDECINCGACEPECPNTAIYEGADDWRYSDGTSLKGDVVLPDGKQVDADEAQEPVSDEIYYIVPDKCTECKGFHEEPQCAAVCPVDCCVPDDDHVESEEELLAKQHFMHGE from the coding sequence ATGGCTATTATTATAACAGATGAATGTATTAACTGTGGAGCTTGTGAACCGGAATGCCCAAATACAGCTATTTATGAGGGTGCGGATGACTGGAGATACAGTGACGGAACTTCTTTGAAAGGTGATGTTGTTTTACCAGATGGCAAGCAGGTTGATGCAGATGAGGCCCAGGAGCCTGTAAGTGATGAAATATATTATATTGTACCTGATAAATGTACCGAATGCAAAGGGTTTCATGAAGAACCCCAGTGTGCGGCTGTTTGCCCGGTAGATTGTTGTGTGCCGGATGATGATCATGTTGAAAGTGAAGAGGAATTATTGGCTAAACAACATTTTATGCATGGAGAATAA
- a CDS encoding TonB-dependent receptor gives MKNFLILTITFFFHTSLIFSQLQIAGTITDEEGQPLVGVNIIEKGTSNGTTSDFDGKYSISVKNDATLVFSYIGFTTTEVEVSGQQIINVILTEGLILDEIQIVGSRSPKRTAVDTPVAIDVIDIQEVATQIGKVEVNELLQYAAPSFNANKQSGSDGADHIDPASLRGLGPDQTLVLINGKRRHQSSLINIFGTRGRGNTGTDLNAIPSSAIKRIEVLRDGASAQYGSDAIAGVINIVLKDNVDTFTGSVSYGFYNANADVDISAFQEDDYGVWNTDGFRLDTEKDGNQIGKDKDFDGGSVKIMTNYGLAIGENGYANFSAEFLSKNKTLRPAFDFRKGFGEAAIDGFNFFGNIMIPVSEKSSFYAFGGRNYRDTDAFAFTRNNPTARNVISIYPDGFTPRITSNITDNSIAAGFRTETSSGWKIDISNTYGKNNFHYFIKGTLNASLEEVSPTDFDAGGHSLSQNTINLDVSKYYDDVLEGMNLAFGAEYRTENFIIFAGEETSWGIYDENGILITDPANQQQPVDPVTGDPRPGGSQGFPGYGPANEVDRSRTNLSLYTDAEFDLTESLLLSAAARFENYSDFGSTINGKLATRIKASDNINLRGSVSTGFRAPSLAQIYYNLKFTNFVGGEALESLLSPNNSPVTASFGIGPLKEEKAFNAAVGFTANFGEFTATVDGYLINVKDRIVLTGNFDAPSIPNVEAAQFFANGVDTETTGLDMVVSWRKAIDNGSIGASFVGNINNMYITDVKNGDLDEQTFFGERDKAFLLASAPRSKLTLNVNYEKNWFDVAIGITRFSEIELLDFQVYENPSDLNYSSYAALLEGAVDRYDPKIVTDLNLGFKFSDNLKLNIGSNNLFNVYPDQQDDWTEAGGYWDSVQMGFGGAYYYARLNVSF, from the coding sequence ATGAAAAATTTTCTCATTTTAACCATTACATTTTTTTTTCACACTTCTTTAATTTTTTCCCAGTTACAAATTGCAGGAACAATTACCGATGAGGAAGGGCAACCCCTGGTGGGGGTAAATATTATTGAAAAGGGAACTTCCAATGGAACGACTTCAGACTTTGACGGAAAATATTCCATTTCAGTCAAAAATGATGCAACCTTAGTGTTTAGTTACATTGGTTTTACAACTACAGAAGTGGAAGTCTCCGGTCAACAAATTATAAATGTTATCCTTACAGAAGGTTTAATATTAGACGAAATACAAATTGTTGGATCCCGTAGCCCTAAAAGAACAGCTGTAGACACTCCCGTTGCGATTGATGTAATTGATATACAGGAAGTAGCTACTCAAATTGGAAAAGTGGAAGTTAATGAATTACTTCAATATGCTGCTCCTTCATTTAACGCCAACAAACAATCGGGATCGGACGGAGCCGACCACATTGATCCGGCTTCTTTGAGAGGATTAGGCCCGGACCAAACCCTGGTACTTATAAATGGAAAGAGAAGACATCAGTCATCTTTAATAAATATTTTCGGTACCCGTGGACGTGGTAACACGGGAACTGATTTAAATGCCATCCCGTCATCCGCAATTAAACGTATAGAAGTTCTTAGGGATGGAGCCTCAGCACAATACGGTTCCGATGCAATTGCCGGAGTTATAAATATAGTTTTAAAAGATAATGTCGATACTTTTACAGGATCTGTAAGTTATGGGTTTTATAATGCCAACGCCGATGTAGACATCAGCGCTTTTCAGGAAGATGATTATGGGGTTTGGAATACCGATGGATTTAGGTTAGACACTGAAAAAGATGGTAATCAGATTGGCAAGGATAAAGACTTTGACGGAGGTTCTGTAAAAATAATGACCAATTATGGCCTTGCCATAGGCGAAAACGGTTATGCCAATTTTTCTGCAGAATTCTTAAGCAAAAACAAAACTTTACGTCCTGCCTTCGATTTTAGAAAAGGTTTTGGTGAAGCTGCCATAGACGGTTTTAATTTCTTTGGTAATATAATGATTCCTGTTTCTGAAAAATCAAGCTTCTATGCATTCGGAGGACGAAACTACAGGGATACCGATGCTTTCGCATTCACAAGGAATAATCCTACAGCACGAAATGTAATAAGTATTTATCCCGATGGTTTTACTCCCCGAATCACTTCTAATATTACAGACAACTCTATTGCTGCAGGTTTCAGGACCGAAACTTCCAGTGGATGGAAAATTGATATTAGTAATACATATGGGAAAAATAACTTTCATTATTTCATAAAAGGTACATTGAACGCTTCGCTGGAAGAAGTCTCTCCTACCGATTTTGATGCAGGAGGTCATAGCCTGAGCCAGAATACAATAAATCTAGACGTTTCAAAATATTATGATGATGTACTGGAAGGAATGAACCTTGCTTTTGGTGCAGAATACAGAACAGAAAACTTTATAATTTTTGCAGGAGAAGAAACTTCCTGGGGAATATATGACGAAAATGGAATTCTTATTACCGATCCTGCCAATCAGCAACAACCTGTAGATCCTGTGACAGGTGACCCCCGGCCGGGTGGTTCACAGGGTTTTCCCGGATACGGTCCCGCAAATGAGGTAGACAGAAGCAGGACAAATTTATCATTATACACCGATGCTGAGTTTGACCTTACGGAAAGTCTCCTTTTAAGTGCGGCTGCAAGGTTTGAAAATTACAGCGATTTCGGAAGCACAATAAATGGTAAACTTGCAACAAGAATTAAAGCTTCTGACAATATAAATTTAAGAGGATCTGTGAGTACTGGCTTCAGGGCTCCTTCCCTTGCGCAGATATATTACAATTTAAAATTTACAAACTTTGTTGGAGGGGAGGCTCTCGAATCTCTTTTATCCCCAAACAATAGCCCCGTAACTGCATCCTTTGGTATTGGTCCGCTTAAAGAGGAAAAAGCATTTAATGCAGCGGTAGGGTTTACTGCCAATTTTGGTGAATTCACAGCTACTGTAGATGGGTACTTGATTAATGTAAAAGACAGGATTGTGTTAACCGGAAATTTTGATGCACCTTCAATACCCAATGTAGAAGCTGCACAGTTTTTCGCTAACGGTGTTGATACTGAAACCACTGGCCTTGACATGGTGGTATCCTGGCGAAAAGCCATTGATAACGGTTCTATAGGAGCTTCTTTTGTCGGGAATATCAACAACATGTATATAACCGATGTGAAGAATGGCGACTTAGATGAACAAACATTCTTTGGAGAAAGAGACAAAGCTTTCTTACTGGCGTCTGCTCCGCGAAGCAAACTAACCCTTAATGTTAATTATGAAAAAAATTGGTTTGATGTAGCTATCGGAATCACAAGGTTTAGTGAAATTGAACTTCTGGATTTTCAAGTGTACGAAAACCCATCAGATTTAAACTATTCTTCTTATGCTGCATTACTGGAAGGTGCTGTGGACAGATATGACCCTAAAATAGTAACCGATCTTAACTTAGGATTTAAATTTTCCGATAACCTAAAACTGAATATTGGCAGTAATAACCTGTTCAATGTTTATCCTGACCAGCAGGATGATTGGACAGAAGCAGGTGGTTACTGGGATTCAGTACAAATGGGATTTGGCGGAGCCTATTACTATGCCAGGTTAAATGTTAGCTTTTAA
- the ychF gene encoding redox-regulated ATPase YchF, with product MKAGIVGLPNVGKSTLFNCLSNAKAQSANFPFCTIEPNLGVVNVPDARLEKLEELVNPERVVPATVEIVDIAGLVRGASKGEGLGNQFLGNIRECNAIIHVLRCFDNDNIVHVDGSVNPIRDKETIDIELQLKDLETVEKRLEKVNRSAKSGDKEAIKEQELLNKFKTSLESGISARAVDLNEDEMEFMKSFQLLTSKPILYVCNVDEASAKTGNKYVEQVKEAVKDENAEIIVLAVATEADIAELESYEERQMFLEDIGLDEAGVAKLIRAAYKLLNLQTYFTAGVKEVRAWTIPIGSTAPQAAGVIHTDFEKGFIRAEVISYTDYVNYGTEFKVKEAGKMRVEGKEYIVKDGDVMHFRFNV from the coding sequence ATGAAAGCAGGTATCGTAGGATTACCAAATGTTGGAAAATCAACGTTATTTAATTGTCTCTCTAATGCAAAAGCCCAGAGCGCCAATTTTCCTTTTTGTACTATTGAGCCCAATTTAGGGGTGGTAAATGTTCCGGATGCAAGACTTGAAAAACTGGAAGAACTTGTGAATCCGGAAAGGGTAGTTCCTGCTACTGTTGAAATTGTAGATATAGCGGGTTTGGTAAGAGGAGCGAGTAAAGGAGAAGGACTTGGCAACCAGTTTTTAGGTAATATAAGGGAGTGTAATGCAATTATTCATGTATTACGCTGTTTTGATAATGACAATATTGTTCACGTAGACGGGAGTGTAAACCCTATTCGTGATAAAGAAACGATAGATATCGAATTGCAGTTAAAAGACCTTGAAACTGTAGAAAAAAGATTGGAAAAAGTAAATAGGTCTGCAAAATCGGGTGATAAAGAAGCAATCAAAGAACAGGAGTTGTTAAATAAGTTTAAAACTTCTTTGGAAAGTGGAATATCGGCACGTGCAGTGGATTTAAATGAAGACGAAATGGAGTTTATGAAAAGTTTTCAGTTACTTACATCAAAACCCATACTTTATGTGTGTAATGTTGATGAAGCCTCTGCAAAAACAGGAAATAAATATGTAGAACAAGTTAAGGAAGCCGTTAAAGATGAAAATGCAGAGATAATTGTGCTGGCAGTAGCTACTGAAGCTGATATTGCTGAACTGGAAAGCTATGAAGAGAGACAAATGTTTTTGGAAGATATAGGACTTGACGAAGCCGGAGTGGCTAAACTCATAAGAGCAGCATATAAACTCCTTAACCTTCAAACGTACTTTACAGCTGGAGTGAAAGAGGTACGTGCCTGGACAATTCCAATAGGCTCTACGGCACCACAGGCAGCCGGGGTAATTCACACCGATTTTGAAAAAGGTTTTATCCGGGCAGAGGTTATAAGTTATACTGATTATGTTAATTATGGCACTGAATTTAAAGTGAAAGAAGCTGGTAAAATGAGAGTGGAAGGAAAAGAATACATTGTTAAAGATGGCGATGTAATGCACTTCAGGTTTAACGTATAA
- a CDS encoding pyridoxamine 5'-phosphate oxidase family protein: MKTTRSKIKRAPKRAQYDKESIYKILDSDFLCHVGIIHNDHPVVIPTLYGRKDDCIYIHGASVSRLITEIEKGIEVCISIANVKGLVLARSAFHHSANYESVVIFGKGELVSEEEKNKALKVISDQILVGRWEEVREPSDKELKATKVIKIQIEEVSAKVRTGDPVDDTEDYELDIWAGVLPVEKKFGNPVNDSKLKRNIEVSHSVKKAIS, encoded by the coding sequence ATGAAAACAACCAGATCAAAAATAAAGAGGGCGCCCAAAAGAGCTCAATATGATAAAGAATCAATTTATAAAATACTCGATAGCGATTTTCTTTGCCATGTAGGTATTATTCATAATGATCATCCGGTTGTAATCCCTACTTTATATGGGAGGAAAGATGATTGTATTTATATTCATGGAGCTTCGGTAAGTCGTTTGATTACAGAAATTGAAAAAGGTATTGAGGTTTGTATTTCAATAGCTAATGTTAAAGGCCTGGTTTTGGCACGTTCTGCATTTCATCATTCGGCAAATTATGAATCAGTGGTAATTTTTGGAAAAGGAGAACTGGTTAGCGAAGAAGAAAAAAATAAAGCTTTGAAAGTGATTTCCGATCAAATACTTGTGGGAAGATGGGAAGAAGTGAGGGAACCTTCGGATAAAGAACTGAAAGCAACCAAAGTAATCAAAATACAGATTGAAGAGGTATCGGCTAAAGTAAGAACGGGTGACCCTGTAGACGATACTGAAGATTATGAATTAGATATTTGGGCAGGAGTTCTTCCCGTTGAAAAAAAATTTGGGAATCCTGTTAATGATTCTAAACTGAAAAGAAATATAGAGGTTTCGCACAGTGTCAAAAAAGCTATAAGTTAG
- a CDS encoding DMT family transporter: protein MSKSTSKLFIILTGVLGIVLFSAKAVMVKLAYNYNVSTVNLLLFRMIFSLPFYVLMAILYKPDRTVYIEKKNYLSLFFFGFIGYYLASFFDFLGLQYIKASLERIILFIYPTIVIVLSCLFLKKRIKKIQIVAIILTYVGVVLASWGDFSVQGNEFATGALLIFLSALTYASYLVGSDWLIPKFGVITFTSYAMIVSCCCVIIHYLIFERTQLLNYHQNVYFLGLGMAFLSTVIPSYLVSYAIKKIGAADFSILGSLGPISTIILANIFLGEEISLLQFLGTLVVILGIVIISKSKK, encoded by the coding sequence ATGAGTAAATCAACCAGCAAACTTTTTATAATATTAACTGGCGTTTTAGGAATTGTTTTATTCTCTGCCAAAGCAGTAATGGTAAAACTTGCCTATAATTATAATGTATCCACGGTAAATTTACTGTTGTTCCGTATGATATTTTCTTTACCTTTTTATGTGTTGATGGCAATTTTATATAAACCTGACCGTACTGTTTACATAGAAAAGAAAAATTATCTCAGTTTGTTCTTTTTTGGATTTATAGGTTATTATTTAGCTAGTTTTTTTGATTTTTTAGGTTTACAATATATTAAAGCAAGTCTTGAACGAATAATACTATTTATATATCCCACTATAGTAATTGTTCTTTCCTGTTTATTTCTTAAAAAGAGAATTAAAAAAATTCAAATAGTTGCCATTATACTCACATATGTTGGGGTAGTACTGGCTTCCTGGGGTGATTTTTCGGTTCAGGGAAATGAGTTTGCTACTGGAGCCTTGCTTATTTTTTTAAGTGCTTTAACCTATGCGTCATACCTGGTTGGTAGCGATTGGCTTATCCCAAAATTTGGAGTGATCACTTTTACATCTTATGCTATGATTGTATCTTGCTGTTGTGTGATTATTCACTATTTAATTTTTGAAAGAACACAGTTGTTAAATTATCATCAAAACGTGTATTTTTTGGGTCTTGGAATGGCGTTTTTATCAACAGTTATTCCATCTTATCTGGTTTCATATGCCATCAAAAAAATTGGGGCAGCCGATTTTTCAATATTGGGAAGTTTAGGACCTATTTCAACTATAATTTTAGCTAATATTTTTTTGGGAGAGGAAATATCTTTACTTCAATTTTTGGGTACACTTGTTGTAATTTTGGGAATTGTAATTATTTCAAAAAGTAAAAAATAG
- a CDS encoding DNA topoisomerase IV subunit B, whose translation MSQQAQYTEDNIRSLDWKEHIRMRPGMYIGKLGDGSSADDGIYILLKEVLDNCIDEFVMGAGKTIEIAVQDNKVTVRDYGRGIPLGKVVDVVSKMNTGGKYDTRAFKKSVGLNGVGTKAVNALSTYFRVESTREGKAKSAEFEQGNLVKEEELVETSRRRGTKVSFIPDESIFKHYKFRSEYIEKMLKNYVYLNPGLTIVFNGEKFYSENGLKDLLEDTTNVDDMLYPIIHLKGNDIEIALTHSKSQYSEEYHSFVNGQHTTQGGTHLAAFREAIVKTIRDFYGKSYDASDVRKSIIGAISIKVMEPVFESQTKTKLGSTDMGGDLPTVRTYINDFVGTQLDNFLHKNPEIAEKIQRKILQAERERKELSGIRKLAKERAKKASLHNKKLRDCRAHLGDMKNDRRLETTLFITEGDSASGSITKSRDVNTQAVFSLRGKPLNTYGMSKKIVYENEEFNLLQAALNIEESLEDLRYNNIVIATDADVDGMHIRLLLITFFLQFFPELIKEGHLYILQTPLFRVRNKKETIYCYSEAERIAAIEKLKGKPEITRFKGLGEISPDEFKFFIGDDIRLDPVMLDKTMSIEELLQFYMGKNTPDRQEFIINNLKVEMDVVEEKEV comes from the coding sequence ATGTCACAACAAGCACAGTATACTGAGGATAATATACGATCTCTTGACTGGAAGGAGCATATCCGTATGCGGCCGGGTATGTATATAGGAAAGCTGGGAGACGGATCTTCGGCAGATGACGGTATTTATATTCTTTTAAAAGAAGTATTGGATAACTGTATTGATGAGTTTGTAATGGGTGCAGGTAAAACCATTGAAATAGCAGTACAGGATAATAAAGTTACAGTTCGCGATTATGGGCGGGGCATTCCGCTTGGAAAAGTGGTGGATGTTGTTTCCAAAATGAACACGGGAGGTAAATATGATACACGGGCATTTAAAAAATCGGTAGGTCTTAATGGAGTAGGTACCAAAGCTGTGAATGCACTTTCTACTTATTTTCGGGTAGAGTCAACGCGAGAAGGAAAGGCTAAATCGGCAGAGTTTGAACAAGGAAACCTGGTGAAAGAAGAAGAACTTGTAGAAACTTCCCGAAGAAGAGGTACGAAAGTGTCTTTTATCCCTGATGAATCTATTTTTAAGCATTATAAATTCAGAAGTGAATATATTGAGAAAATGCTCAAAAATTATGTGTATCTCAATCCCGGGCTTACCATAGTTTTTAATGGAGAAAAATTTTACTCTGAAAACGGTTTAAAAGATTTATTGGAAGACACCACCAATGTAGACGATATGTTGTATCCTATTATTCACTTAAAAGGGAATGATATCGAAATAGCATTAACCCATAGCAAATCTCAATATAGCGAAGAGTACCACTCTTTTGTTAACGGACAACATACTACTCAGGGAGGAACACATCTTGCTGCTTTTAGAGAAGCTATTGTAAAAACCATACGAGACTTTTACGGGAAAAGTTATGATGCTTCCGATGTAAGAAAATCGATTATAGGGGCTATTTCCATAAAAGTAATGGAGCCGGTTTTTGAAAGCCAGACAAAAACAAAACTGGGTTCTACCGATATGGGTGGCGATTTGCCTACCGTAAGAACTTATATAAACGATTTTGTTGGAACACAACTTGATAATTTTTTGCATAAAAATCCCGAAATAGCAGAAAAAATACAACGTAAAATTTTACAGGCCGAAAGAGAACGAAAAGAATTATCGGGAATAAGAAAATTAGCTAAAGAAAGAGCCAAAAAAGCAAGTCTTCACAATAAGAAATTGAGGGATTGCAGAGCGCATTTAGGAGATATGAAAAATGACAGGCGCCTGGAAACAACCCTTTTTATCACCGAGGGAGATTCAGCTTCAGGATCTATCACCAAGTCAAGAGATGTTAATACTCAGGCGGTTTTCAGTCTCAGGGGCAAGCCCTTGAATACTTACGGAATGTCTAAAAAAATTGTGTATGAGAATGAAGAATTCAATTTATTGCAGGCAGCTTTAAATATAGAAGAATCTCTTGAAGATTTAAGGTATAACAATATTGTAATTGCTACTGATGCCGACGTGGACGGAATGCACATACGCTTACTTTTAATCACCTTCTTTTTACAGTTTTTTCCTGAACTTATTAAAGAAGGCCACCTTTATATTTTGCAAACACCTTTATTTCGGGTACGGAATAAAAAAGAAACTATCTATTGCTATAGTGAAGCAGAAAGGATTGCCGCTATAGAAAAATTAAAAGGAAAACCCGAAATTACACGGTTTAAAGGGTTGGGGGAAATATCACCGGATGAATTTAAGTTTTTTATCGGCGATGATATTAGGTTAGACCCTGTGATGTTAGATAAAACAATGTCTATTGAAGAATTGCTCCAGTTTTACATGGGAAAAAACACTCCTGACAGACAAGAGTTTATAATAAACAATCTAAAAGTTGAAATGGATGTAGTAGAGGAAAAAGAGGTTTAA